In the Halobellus sp. MBLA0158 genome, one interval contains:
- the uraD gene encoding 2-oxo-4-hydroxy-4-carboxy-5-ureidoimidazoline decarboxylase yields MDHLTLEELNDADGKTFVEILGGVYESSPWVAERARADRPFSSVDALHDRLSRAVEDASRERKLDLLRAHPDLGEQTEMTDTSEQEQASAGLDELSPEQYETFQRLNETYRERFGFPFIMAVRGASPDAIQAAMERRIENSEAEEFRTALEQVHEIARLRLEELLS; encoded by the coding sequence ATGGACCACCTCACCCTCGAAGAGTTGAACGACGCGGACGGGAAGACGTTCGTGGAGATTCTGGGCGGCGTCTACGAGTCCTCGCCGTGGGTGGCCGAACGGGCCCGCGCCGACCGACCGTTCTCGTCGGTCGATGCCCTCCACGACCGTCTGTCGCGCGCCGTCGAGGACGCGTCGCGGGAGCGGAAGCTCGACCTGCTGCGGGCGCATCCGGACCTCGGCGAACAGACGGAGATGACCGACACGTCCGAACAAGAGCAGGCGTCCGCGGGGCTGGACGAACTGTCTCCGGAACAGTACGAGACGTTCCAGCGCCTCAACGAGACGTACCGCGAGCGCTTCGGCTTCCCGTTCATTATGGCGGTGCGGGGCGCGTCACCGGACGCGATCCAGGCGGCGATGGAACGGCGCATCGAGAACAGCGAAGCAGAGGAGTTCCGGACCGCGCTGGAGCAGGTCCACGAGATCGCCCGCCTCAGGCTTGAGGAGCTGTTGTCGTAG
- the pucL gene encoding factor-independent urate hydroxylase, whose translation MTDASETDGQRTMNYGKEQVAVYRTFGTSLEGMRTIPESQFTGRDNTIFGAEVRVQVEGEAFLPSFSEGDNSMVVPTDTMKNFIHHHLGEYDGATLEGFLHFVGEGFLEQYPQMDAIRVSADELPFDERPVPGEDGFESSELVFRVADRESGFGEVYLDRSEDAAIQEHTSGVTGIELVKVKDNSFVGYVQDEYTTLPERENRTLYVTLDIFWTYADAEDALGEDPERYVPAEQVRDIAQVVFDEFDVNSIQDLIYRIGERTLERFPQLESVSFEANNRTWLKVRDDLEGDAKVLREPPRPTGFQQFSMDRSDLERDAE comes from the coding sequence ATGACCGACGCCTCGGAGACCGACGGGCAGCGGACGATGAATTACGGCAAGGAACAGGTCGCGGTCTACCGCACGTTCGGGACGTCGCTGGAGGGGATGCGGACAATCCCCGAATCGCAGTTTACCGGCCGTGATAACACCATCTTCGGCGCCGAGGTACGCGTCCAAGTCGAGGGCGAGGCATTCCTGCCGTCGTTTAGCGAGGGCGACAACAGTATGGTGGTGCCGACGGACACGATGAAGAACTTCATCCACCACCACCTCGGCGAGTACGACGGGGCCACCCTCGAGGGGTTCCTCCACTTCGTCGGCGAGGGGTTCTTGGAGCAGTACCCCCAGATGGATGCGATCCGCGTCTCGGCCGACGAACTCCCGTTCGACGAGCGTCCGGTGCCGGGCGAGGACGGGTTCGAGTCGAGCGAGTTGGTGTTCCGCGTCGCCGACAGAGAGTCGGGCTTCGGCGAGGTCTATCTTGACCGCAGCGAGGACGCGGCCATTCAGGAGCACACCAGCGGCGTGACCGGGATCGAACTCGTGAAAGTGAAGGATAACTCGTTCGTCGGCTACGTCCAAGACGAGTACACGACGCTGCCCGAGCGCGAGAACCGGACGCTCTACGTCACGCTGGACATCTTCTGGACCTATGCGGACGCCGAAGACGCGCTGGGCGAGGACCCCGAACGGTACGTCCCGGCCGAACAGGTGCGCGACATCGCCCAGGTGGTCTTCGACGAGTTCGACGTGAACTCGATCCAGGACCTGATCTACCGGATCGGCGAGCGGACGCTGGAGCGGTTCCCGCAGCTCGAATCGGTCAGCTTCGAGGCCAACAACCGGACCTGGCTGAAGGTCCGCGACGACCTCGAAGGCGACGCGAAGGTTTTGCGCGAGCCGCCCCGGCCCACGGGCTTCCAGCAGTTCTCGATGGATCGGAGCGATCTAGAGAGGGACGCGGAATGA
- the uraH gene encoding hydroxyisourate hydrolase, translated as MSAALTTHVLDTSREGPAEGVTVTLERLPSDGERATLARGTTNDDGRLDDPLLDEDEMAAGTYELVFEVGAYYRERGSESTFLESVPIRFVIDDPDEHYHVPLLLSPGGYTTYRGS; from the coding sequence ATGAGCGCGGCGCTGACGACGCACGTGCTCGACACGAGCCGAGAGGGGCCCGCGGAGGGCGTCACAGTGACGCTCGAGAGGCTCCCCTCGGACGGCGAACGGGCGACGCTCGCTCGGGGCACGACGAACGACGACGGGCGGCTTGACGACCCGCTGCTCGACGAGGACGAGATGGCCGCCGGCACGTACGAACTGGTCTTCGAGGTCGGCGCGTACTACCGGGAGCGAGGGTCGGAGTCGACGTTCCTGGAGTCGGTTCCGATCCGGTTCGTCATCGACGATCCCGACGAGCACTACCACGTGCCGCTGCTGCTGTCGCCCGGCGGGTACACGACCTACCGCGGGAGCTGA
- a CDS encoding Zn-dependent hydrolase, with the protein MNGRRFPVDCERLRRDIERNAQFGAVPTEDGQGRTVLPGTKPNQRAREHLVERMIFADLSVNVDAVGNIVGTWAPEGCDADAAPVGVGSHLDSVPEGGIFDGPLGVYAGLEAVRAMQDADVTPPRPIQVVSFTGEEGTRFANGVLGSSVAAGQLDVEAALGLSDGTRTLGEVLDDIGFRGDDRFDASGLHAWLELHVEQSERLERMGVPLGVVTTITGTSRLRGTIEGTAEHSGSTKMSERTDALAAASEFVLEMERAAQAEAGPDGTAVATVGELSVDPGVVNVIPGSVEFSVDVRDVDGAVIERLVDRAAETLDALEADRGVETTLARPYEIRPVEMASVCRDAVHRAGDALGVETADVHSGAGHDTMQIATVTDAGLLFAPSEGGHSHNPLERTYWIDCAVATDVLTTALYTLATDGDPNPNRRTKHEHTQ; encoded by the coding sequence ATGAACGGGCGGCGGTTCCCCGTCGACTGCGAGCGCCTCCGGCGTGACATCGAACGCAACGCACAGTTTGGCGCGGTGCCGACCGAGGACGGACAGGGCCGGACGGTGCTGCCGGGGACGAAGCCGAATCAGCGCGCCCGCGAGCACCTCGTCGAGCGGATGATCTTCGCCGATCTCTCTGTCAACGTCGACGCCGTCGGGAACATCGTCGGGACGTGGGCGCCCGAGGGGTGCGACGCCGACGCGGCTCCGGTGGGCGTCGGCAGCCACCTTGACTCTGTTCCCGAGGGCGGGATCTTCGACGGCCCGCTCGGCGTCTACGCAGGGCTCGAAGCGGTCCGGGCGATGCAGGACGCCGACGTGACCCCGCCCCGTCCGATCCAGGTCGTCAGCTTCACCGGCGAGGAGGGGACGCGGTTCGCCAACGGCGTCCTCGGATCGTCGGTGGCGGCCGGCCAACTCGACGTCGAGGCGGCGCTTGGCCTCTCTGACGGGACCCGGACGCTCGGCGAGGTGCTGGACGACATCGGCTTCCGCGGCGACGACCGCTTCGACGCGAGCGGCCTGCACGCGTGGCTGGAACTCCACGTCGAACAGAGCGAGCGGCTCGAACGGATGGGCGTCCCGCTCGGCGTCGTGACGACGATCACCGGGACCAGCCGGCTCCGCGGGACGATCGAGGGGACGGCCGAGCACTCCGGTTCGACGAAGATGTCCGAGCGGACTGATGCGCTCGCGGCCGCCAGCGAGTTCGTCCTGGAGATGGAACGCGCGGCACAAGCCGAAGCCGGGCCGGACGGCACCGCGGTTGCGACCGTCGGCGAGCTGTCGGTCGATCCAGGCGTCGTCAACGTGATCCCGGGGTCCGTCGAGTTCAGCGTCGACGTTCGCGACGTGGACGGCGCCGTGATCGAACGGCTCGTCGACCGGGCGGCGGAGACGCTCGACGCCCTCGAAGCGGACCGCGGCGTGGAGACGACGCTCGCCCGCCCCTACGAGATCCGACCGGTGGAGATGGCCTCGGTCTGCCGGGACGCGGTCCACAGGGCCGGAGACGCTCTGGGAGTGGAGACCGCGGACGTCCACTCCGGCGCGGGCCACGACACGATGCAAATCGCGACCGTGACCGACGCCGGGCTGTTGTTCGCCCCTTCGGAGGGCGGCCACTCGCACAACCCGCTCGAGCGGACCTATTGGATCGACTGTGCCGTCGCGACCGACGTGCTCACGACGGCGCTGTACACGTTGGCCACGGACGGCGACCCGAATCCGAACAGACGAACGAAACACGAACACACCCAATGA
- a CDS encoding DUF3830 family protein encodes MSDLELVVDGEVLSASFLPDAAPASVAAVREFTPLHTELMHVRWSGHATWINIDDIDLPELPRENHTVYPSYGDLLLYPGYRNEQEILVPCGPTCFKSPAGELAGNHFATLETPRDRLVEIEERTLREGVLGATLRLAD; translated from the coding sequence GTGAGCGACCTCGAACTCGTCGTCGATGGCGAGGTGCTCTCGGCGTCGTTCCTCCCGGACGCCGCGCCGGCGTCGGTCGCCGCAGTGAGGGAGTTCACGCCCCTTCACACCGAACTGATGCACGTCAGGTGGAGCGGCCACGCCACCTGGATCAACATTGACGACATTGACCTTCCGGAATTGCCCCGGGAGAACCACACCGTATATCCGTCGTACGGCGACCTGTTGCTGTATCCGGGCTATCGGAACGAACAGGAAATCCTCGTTCCCTGCGGGCCGACGTGTTTCAAGAGCCCGGCCGGCGAACTTGCCGGCAATCACTTCGCCACGCTCGAGACGCCTCGCGATCGACTCGTCGAAATTGAGGAACGGACCCTCCGGGAAGGGGTGCTCGGCGCGACTCTCAGGCTGGCCGACTGA
- a CDS encoding ribonuclease H-like domain-containing protein — protein MTELMTIAFDIETTGFETEDELTVIGFDSAVASRVFLNTGGTTPPESLAERLNETFQAPVQLSLHDSEQDLLTDLATFVTATLRQRDAKLVAYNGERWNGGFDLPFLRTRHCRHGLEWPFGALPYVDVMDVFETRFNTSNDSLSGVCEELLGAGLNELDPFSDSREAVSAWADGRFEPLVVHNVADIRRTRALMALAERYCSKSDFSMKSLDPIA, from the coding sequence ATGACCGAGTTGATGACGATCGCCTTCGATATCGAGACGACGGGATTTGAGACCGAAGACGAACTCACAGTGATCGGGTTCGACTCGGCGGTGGCGTCCCGGGTGTTTCTCAACACTGGAGGAACGACACCGCCCGAAAGTCTGGCTGAGCGGCTGAACGAGACCTTTCAGGCGCCGGTCCAGCTCTCGCTCCACGACAGCGAACAGGATCTCCTGACAGATCTGGCGACGTTCGTCACCGCGACGCTCAGGCAGCGTGACGCGAAACTCGTCGCGTACAACGGTGAGCGGTGGAATGGCGGGTTCGACTTGCCGTTTCTGCGGACGCGACACTGCAGGCACGGCCTCGAGTGGCCCTTCGGCGCGCTCCCGTACGTCGACGTGATGGACGTCTTCGAGACTCGGTTCAATACTAGCAACGACTCCCTGAGTGGTGTCTGCGAGGAATTGCTCGGCGCCGGACTGAACGAACTTGATCCGTTCTCCGACAGCCGTGAGGCCGTCTCCGCTTGGGCGGACGGCCGCTTCGAGCCGCTCGTTGTCCACAATGTCGCCGATATCCGGCGCACTCGGGCACTGATGGCACTGGCAGAACGGTACTGCTCGAAGTCGGATTTCTCGATGAAGTCGCTCGATCCGATTGCGTGA
- a CDS encoding acyltransferase has product MKRHIELPSDAQDVIDQAVNHIDRRLLSDADTATVVQETLVDLFGERQVYEQYRAGRELPPMTRVRLRSYNPKNAFIEAEHWAEQEYEEIQEAKYLQYLWRGFDLSPLSNNVAFALPFRQMLANHLFADAGDGLRLFGGIKIQCGHNIEMGDNTVVHNDVLLDDRGELVIGDRVSIADRAHIHTHGHDVVDQSDVTTYRTVIEDDVRLGYDAMVNAGCRIGENAMVGTSAMVRGDVPAHHIAVGSPAEGVKVKPGWESVADDPGALTDRRSSRELDRELDNDVAFFDEFDRNLAPSNGH; this is encoded by the coding sequence ATGAAACGACACATCGAACTCCCGTCGGACGCACAGGACGTTATCGACCAGGCCGTCAATCACATTGATAGACGGCTCTTATCGGACGCCGACACCGCAACGGTGGTCCAAGAGACGCTCGTCGACCTCTTCGGGGAGCGCCAAGTGTACGAGCAGTATCGGGCCGGTCGGGAGCTACCGCCGATGACCCGGGTCAGACTCCGGAGTTACAACCCGAAAAACGCCTTCATCGAGGCCGAACACTGGGCCGAGCAGGAATACGAGGAAATTCAGGAAGCGAAATACCTCCAGTACCTCTGGCGCGGCTTCGACCTCTCGCCGCTGTCGAACAACGTCGCGTTCGCGCTCCCGTTCCGTCAGATGCTCGCCAACCATCTCTTCGCAGACGCAGGCGACGGCCTCCGTCTGTTCGGCGGCATCAAGATTCAGTGCGGCCACAACATCGAGATGGGCGACAACACCGTTGTCCACAACGACGTGTTGCTCGACGACCGGGGCGAACTGGTCATCGGCGACCGGGTCTCTATCGCGGACCGGGCCCACATCCACACCCACGGCCACGACGTTGTCGACCAGTCCGACGTGACCACCTACCGGACGGTCATCGAGGACGACGTACGCCTGGGCTACGATGCTATGGTGAACGCCGGTTGTCGGATCGGCGAGAACGCGATGGTCGGCACCTCTGCGATGGTCCGGGGAGACGTGCCAGCACACCACATTGCCGTCGGCTCCCCTGCTGAAGGAGTAAAGGTCAAACCCGGGTGGGAGTCCGTCGCCGACGATCCCGGTGCCCTGACGGACAGACGATCGTCCCGGGAACTCGACCGTGAACTGGACAACGACGTGGCTTTCTTCGACGAGTTCGACCGGAACCTCGCGCCCTCGAACGGACACTAA
- a CDS encoding DUF7571 family protein codes for MWRGGVRSRSELGTPDYCPAYRSDLIDLTDDDLGWVGGQVST; via the coding sequence GTGTGGCGGGGCGGTGTACGTTCTCGTAGCGAATTGGGTACCCCTGACTACTGTCCGGCGTATCGTTCCGATCTCATAGATCTCACCGACGACGATCTTGGTTGGGTTGGTGGTCAGGTATCCACCTGA
- a CDS encoding Cdc6/Cdc18 family protein — MIRDARVLRAGFVPREVEHRDAEVNHLSSVLEPITNGEPADTAIVTGPSGAGKTCISKFVIERLREEVLDVEATYVNCWQNYTRFRALYQILDDLGRTIDIHRQSTPHDELIDRLQQYDDSRTVVILDEADQLEDPGLIYNLHTVPQFAVICIANNEEELFGRVDDRLVSRLRSSEHVRMDKYHNEQLVDILHARVEWGLEQDVITDDQLYRIADAAAGDARLAIGILRTAASTADRTNTDRITDNMLLEAADDSRAQIRQKSLDSLTPHQRTVYDILREHGPLSPGEIHDRYADAVDDPRTQRTVRNYLSKMTQYNLLEAEGTSRDRTYSIVDPPATSTNN; from the coding sequence ATGATCCGTGATGCTCGCGTCCTCCGTGCCGGCTTCGTTCCCCGTGAGGTCGAGCATCGCGACGCGGAAGTGAATCACCTCTCCAGCGTCCTCGAACCGATCACGAACGGTGAGCCTGCTGATACCGCGATCGTGACCGGGCCGAGTGGAGCCGGGAAGACCTGTATCTCGAAGTTCGTCATCGAACGGCTGCGCGAAGAAGTCCTCGACGTCGAGGCGACCTACGTCAACTGCTGGCAGAACTACACGCGGTTCCGTGCCCTCTACCAGATCCTCGACGATCTGGGACGGACGATCGACATCCATCGCCAGTCGACCCCACACGACGAGCTCATCGATCGCTTACAGCAGTACGACGACTCCCGGACGGTCGTGATCCTCGATGAGGCCGACCAGCTCGAGGATCCGGGGTTGATCTATAACCTTCACACGGTCCCGCAGTTCGCGGTGATCTGTATCGCCAACAACGAGGAAGAGTTGTTCGGGCGTGTCGACGACCGACTCGTGAGTCGGCTGCGGTCCAGCGAGCACGTCCGAATGGACAAGTACCACAACGAGCAGCTCGTCGATATCCTGCACGCCCGCGTGGAGTGGGGCCTCGAACAGGACGTCATCACAGACGATCAGCTCTATCGAATCGCCGATGCCGCTGCCGGCGACGCCCGACTGGCAATTGGGATCCTGCGGACGGCGGCGAGTACTGCTGATCGAACGAATACAGACCGGATCACCGATAATATGCTCCTTGAGGCGGCCGACGACAGCCGGGCACAGATCCGGCAGAAGAGTCTCGACTCGCTTACACCTCACCAGCGCACAGTCTACGACATCCTTCGGGAGCACGGACCGCTGAGCCCGGGCGAGATTCACGACCGGTACGCGGACGCCGTTGACGATCCCCGAACGCAGCGTACCGTTCGGAACTATCTCTCGAAGATGACTCAGTACAATCTTCTGGAAGCCGAGGGCACCAGCCGGGACCGGACCTATTCTATCGTAGATCCCCCTGCTACTTCGACGAACAACTAA
- a CDS encoding DUF7509 family protein — translation MRQRIIEHLPRAVGDSDALAPVRREQFLVYLMGPYRTFDVDALLPTDADVDTDAPSFASWDETSGEYAEDEVLRLLQETRDCLRDRGFNAFLAIDVGIPLEEMDAATQSIAFARASNATVFIAPQVGDNLGVGIEIGSVLEDLFSRGEMEGPAADVTPPERTRRVMVATEPTVRSAMLGAVQTRWDASVRTFTDAADCCRLCAQFCTHIQNEELYGSLDRID, via the coding sequence ATGCGGCAACGAATTATCGAGCATCTCCCTCGTGCCGTCGGTGATTCGGATGCACTCGCGCCTGTCCGGCGCGAGCAGTTTCTCGTCTATTTGATGGGGCCGTACCGGACGTTCGACGTCGACGCGCTGCTGCCGACTGACGCCGACGTCGACACTGATGCGCCGTCGTTTGCGTCGTGGGACGAGACCAGCGGTGAGTACGCCGAAGACGAGGTCTTGCGACTGCTCCAAGAGACGCGGGACTGCCTCCGTGACCGGGGCTTTAACGCATTTCTGGCGATCGATGTCGGGATCCCACTCGAAGAGATGGACGCCGCCACACAGAGCATCGCCTTCGCACGCGCGAGCAACGCAACGGTGTTCATCGCCCCACAGGTCGGTGATAACCTCGGTGTCGGCATCGAAATCGGGAGCGTACTCGAGGACCTCTTCTCGAGGGGCGAGATGGAGGGGCCGGCGGCCGACGTGACGCCACCGGAACGTACGCGCCGGGTGATGGTCGCGACCGAGCCAACAGTCCGCAGTGCGATGCTCGGTGCCGTCCAGACGCGCTGGGATGCAAGCGTCCGGACGTTCACCGATGCAGCGGACTGCTGTCGGCTCTGTGCGCAGTTCTGTACACACATCCAGAACGAAGAACTCTACGGGTCGCTCGATCGGATCGATTGA
- a CDS encoding winged helix-turn-helix domain-containing protein, protein MSETDRQSSEDVRRPEPPLPEESGLALEEYLAMQQAIGHPTRFRILRTLVANDELSAAHLKAAVDVESHNFHYHLDELVDVGLVDKRQRRTADSQGFYTYYRPTAMGRSILTHGVEELMRRERAFNDAYS, encoded by the coding sequence ATGTCCGAAACCGACCGTCAATCATCCGAGGATGTGCGCCGTCCAGAGCCGCCGCTCCCCGAGGAAAGCGGGTTGGCGCTCGAGGAGTACCTCGCGATGCAACAGGCGATCGGTCATCCGACGCGGTTTCGGATCCTACGTACGCTCGTGGCCAACGACGAGCTGAGTGCCGCTCATCTCAAGGCCGCGGTCGACGTCGAGTCACACAACTTCCACTATCATCTCGATGAACTGGTCGATGTCGGACTCGTCGATAAGCGTCAGCGCCGAACTGCTGACAGTCAAGGCTTCTACACGTATTATCGACCGACTGCGATGGGACGCAGCATCTTAACACACGGCGTCGAGGAACTGATGCGGCGCGAGCGCGCGTTCAACGACGCATACTCGTAG
- a CDS encoding ParA family protein, with protein sequence MLAYSTYSEAGGVGKTTTAANLAVAHARAGLKPLVIPLDPQDGDLSRLFGIDTDRTESVDNLVRHMIRRPSGEFDDLIRTVEGVDIVPEHNMLSDLAEYLQREKDQAEAMGEAFGMHAQLLRVLREAGVPDKYDVLICDPPATEGPHLYNAIHATRSLVIPVEPSAKGRAAVEGLESLVAGLEEQLDVEVGVLAAVPVGFKNTRDQRTILEEIDYPVPEIIGERASLMEGCWMQQCSAFEYVREHRDRQRDYELETLAQFDRIARHLEQQVGIEAPNPPNPGDLNHEVLSV encoded by the coding sequence ATGCTGGCGTACTCAACGTACAGCGAAGCAGGTGGGGTGGGGAAAACGACAACGGCCGCTAATCTAGCCGTTGCACACGCACGAGCGGGCTTGAAGCCGTTAGTCATCCCTCTTGATCCGCAGGACGGCGACCTTTCACGGCTCTTTGGAATCGACACCGATCGCACCGAATCCGTCGATAACCTCGTCCGACATATGATTCGGCGACCCAGTGGTGAGTTCGATGATCTCATCCGGACTGTCGAAGGCGTCGACATCGTTCCGGAACACAATATGCTCTCGGACCTCGCCGAATACCTCCAACGCGAAAAGGACCAAGCGGAAGCGATGGGAGAGGCGTTCGGAATGCACGCACAGCTACTTCGGGTTCTTCGGGAAGCTGGCGTCCCGGACAAATACGATGTACTCATCTGTGATCCGCCGGCCACCGAGGGGCCGCATCTCTACAACGCCATCCACGCAACGCGTTCGCTGGTCATTCCCGTCGAACCGAGTGCTAAGGGACGAGCCGCCGTCGAAGGACTCGAATCACTTGTCGCCGGCCTTGAGGAACAACTGGACGTCGAAGTGGGCGTGCTTGCTGCGGTGCCAGTTGGATTCAAGAACACGCGAGATCAGCGGACAATTCTCGAAGAGATCGACTACCCAGTTCCGGAAATCATCGGCGAGCGGGCATCACTGATGGAAGGGTGTTGGATGCAACAGTGTTCAGCATTCGAGTACGTCCGTGAACACCGCGATCGACAGCGGGACTACGAACTCGAGACGTTGGCCCAGTTCGATCGGATCGCACGCCACTTGGAACAACAGGTCGGAATTGAGGCGCCGAATCCACCGAATCCGGGCGACCTCAACCACGAGGTGCTATCCGTATGA
- a CDS encoding TRAM domain-containing protein, whose amino-acid sequence MAEIPDSLRLLFEATLEEHGDRYSISIPQEMIDESSLTTNDVFRVALLAAPDRTRNETDDREIVPNDDQLSTSQWEETPPVEEGEIRSVTIDTLGDQGDGLAKVERGFIVIVPGTQPGDKAEVRITDVRESVAFAEPVTDPEVR is encoded by the coding sequence ATGGCAGAAATTCCAGATTCCCTTCGACTTCTGTTCGAAGCTACGCTCGAAGAACACGGTGACCGATACAGTATCTCGATTCCTCAAGAGATGATCGACGAGAGCTCCCTCACCACGAATGACGTCTTCCGGGTTGCGTTGCTGGCTGCTCCAGACAGAACCCGGAACGAAACGGACGACCGAGAGATAGTACCGAACGACGATCAGCTTTCGACATCCCAGTGGGAAGAGACACCACCGGTTGAAGAAGGCGAAATACGGTCAGTAACTATCGACACATTAGGTGACCAGGGTGATGGTCTTGCGAAAGTCGAGCGAGGATTCATTGTGATCGTTCCAGGAACCCAACCGGGTGATAAGGCCGAGGTCAGGATTACCGATGTGAGGGAATCAGTAGCATTTGCCGAGCCGGTAACGGATCCGGAAGTGAGGTAA